In Anaerolineales bacterium, one DNA window encodes the following:
- a CDS encoding HEAT repeat domain-containing protein encodes MFQFALDPISFFTGFITATIFWLLVSRGRPAWNEMRTNWREQREAARARKTNTVEENHRRITLRRAQGMHLAAQLFALDEIIQEPLLIAPPPRVEPGLPPIFEDVISQTLPYLPAWPEIAAIYQPATLTLPQVLSGDSNIVIIGQPGIGKTVALAHLASLAANRSEKLEALKNLVPFLVHVADLRLPVSDAKDALNPLIEAASEHAPIFDLRKLPDLFKNTFKNGNALLLVDGFDEIPPEHQKIVTEYFKVIIQNFPKARIVTSGAPEYLDGLIPLGFTPLVLSAWSKEKNEIFMEKWGQLWSQTVAMEAWAQTGPAQVDPLLLNIWLSVDDVKLSPLELTLKAWGAYAGDSLGPHVLEIIASHIRRIAPDNTPIAALETLALQVMLNAQPVFDPRKARDWVKSFEVADEKEDDKPAETSAEDSAEESKPRKKKKVEKVVARPTSGLLGKMAASGLLANYPNHKMRFTHLVFAGYLAGHALTNYNAEENILNQPDWSGKYLTMRYFAANGDASKLVQSMMEFSRLPMHRPLFAAARWLRDAPRNAPWRGNLFGTLAAIMQTDGIPLSLRGQAMAAFVASNDPSVPTLFRQFATSLSFELVQLAILGTGAVRDIKAVKTLENALEAPSLSVRRAACMALVAIGTNEALETVARTLLNGDEDIRRAAGEALANDRNEGHAMLREGITLDDIILRRAAAYGLGRIDEPWAIDALKKIQIDDNQWVVRNAATEVLDAQVNIKSRAPHRLKTPSSCPWLIEFAGKHGMGISPGVPATDVLLLALKEGEPDMRLAALPYLKFTPSEGVITQLYHAMYKDDPELREAAYNMLWEVGASGAKLPHPSQYGLD; translated from the coding sequence ATGTTTCAATTCGCTCTAGACCCCATTTCATTCTTTACTGGCTTCATCACCGCAACCATCTTCTGGCTGCTCGTATCCCGCGGACGCCCGGCGTGGAATGAAATGCGCACAAACTGGCGCGAACAGCGCGAAGCCGCCCGGGCCCGTAAAACAAATACGGTGGAGGAAAACCACCGCCGCATCACCCTGCGCCGCGCACAGGGAATGCACCTTGCCGCCCAGCTCTTCGCACTCGATGAGATCATCCAAGAGCCGCTGCTCATCGCCCCGCCCCCGCGCGTGGAACCCGGCCTGCCCCCCATATTCGAAGATGTCATCTCGCAGACCCTGCCTTATCTGCCCGCCTGGCCTGAGATCGCCGCAATCTATCAGCCTGCAACCCTGACCCTCCCACAGGTTTTATCGGGGGATTCAAACATTGTCATCATCGGTCAACCCGGCATCGGGAAGACTGTGGCTCTCGCGCACCTCGCATCTCTCGCTGCGAACCGAAGCGAAAAACTTGAGGCGCTGAAAAACCTGGTCCCGTTCCTTGTTCATGTCGCCGATCTACGGCTTCCCGTCAGCGACGCGAAAGATGCGCTGAATCCGCTTATTGAAGCGGCCTCTGAACATGCACCCATCTTTGATCTCCGGAAACTGCCGGATTTGTTCAAGAACACCTTCAAAAATGGAAACGCCCTCCTGCTCGTGGATGGTTTTGATGAAATCCCGCCCGAGCACCAAAAGATCGTCACGGAATATTTCAAGGTCATCATTCAGAATTTTCCAAAGGCACGCATTGTCACCAGCGGCGCCCCGGAATATCTGGACGGCCTGATTCCCCTTGGTTTCACGCCGCTGGTTTTGAGTGCCTGGTCCAAAGAGAAAAATGAAATATTCATGGAGAAGTGGGGACAACTTTGGTCTCAAACTGTTGCGATGGAAGCCTGGGCGCAAACAGGACCGGCCCAGGTGGACCCGCTCCTGCTAAACATTTGGCTGAGCGTTGACGACGTAAAGTTATCCCCCCTTGAGTTGACTCTCAAGGCATGGGGTGCATATGCCGGCGACAGCCTGGGTCCGCATGTACTGGAGATCATCGCCTCACACATCCGCCGCATCGCCCCCGACAATACACCGATCGCCGCGCTGGAAACCCTTGCCTTGCAGGTAATGTTGAACGCCCAACCGGTCTTCGACCCAAGAAAAGCCCGTGACTGGGTCAAGTCGTTTGAAGTGGCGGACGAAAAGGAAGATGACAAACCAGCGGAAACCTCTGCGGAAGATTCTGCAGAGGAGAGTAAACCTAGGAAGAAAAAGAAGGTTGAGAAGGTGGTCGCCAGGCCAACCTCCGGCCTGCTCGGAAAAATGGCAGCCAGCGGACTGCTCGCCAATTACCCCAACCATAAAATGCGTTTTACGCATCTTGTGTTTGCAGGCTATCTCGCAGGCCACGCACTTACGAATTACAATGCCGAAGAGAACATTCTGAACCAACCGGATTGGTCCGGCAAATATTTGACCATGCGCTATTTCGCCGCAAATGGCGATGCCAGTAAACTGGTCCAATCCATGATGGAATTTTCACGCCTGCCGATGCACCGTCCGCTTTTTGCGGCGGCGCGCTGGCTGAGGGATGCGCCCCGCAACGCCCCCTGGCGCGGCAATTTATTCGGTACGCTGGCTGCCATCATGCAAACGGACGGAATTCCTCTCAGCCTTCGTGGACAAGCCATGGCGGCCTTTGTTGCCAGCAATGACCCAAGCGTTCCGACATTATTCCGGCAGTTTGCCACCTCGCTGTCATTTGAACTGGTCCAGCTTGCCATATTGGGCACCGGTGCAGTGCGTGACATAAAAGCGGTCAAGACACTGGAAAACGCCCTCGAAGCCCCCAGCCTGTCAGTCCGCCGCGCTGCATGCATGGCGCTGGTCGCCATTGGCACAAATGAAGCCCTCGAAACTGTGGCCCGCACCCTGCTCAATGGAGATGAAGACATCCGCCGCGCCGCCGGTGAAGCGCTGGCAAATGACCGCAACGAGGGACATGCCATGCTGCGTGAGGGCATTACATTGGACGACATCATCCTGCGGCGCGCAGCAGCCTACGGACTTGGACGCATTGATGAGCCTTGGGCAATCGATGCTCTGAAGAAAATACAGATAGATGACAATCAATGGGTCGTTCGCAACGCCGCCACAGAGGTGCTGGATGCGCAGGTAAACATTAAGTCGCGCGCGCCGCACAGACTAAAAACCCCGTCAAGCTGCCCGTGGCTGATCGAATTTGCCGGCAAACACGGTATGGGAATTTCCCCCGGCGTGCCCGCAACAGACGTTCTCCTGCTCGCTCTAAAAGAAGGCGAGCCGGATATGCGCCTCGCAGCCCTGCCATACCTGAAATTTACGCCGAGCGAGGGTGTCATTACACAACTCTATCATGCCATGTACAAGGACGACCCCGAACTGCGCGAGGCTGCATACAACATGCTTTGGGAGGTCGGCGCATCAGGCGCAAAACTTCCCCACCCCAGCCAATATGGATTGGATTAA
- a CDS encoding C4-type zinc ribbon domain-containing protein, with translation MSASLGLFRLQQVDSQIDRVRMQLDAIRQTLENDTELREALTRAETAQVENHHASHALKIAEAEVDAQRIKIEQAEASLYSGNVKNPKELQDLQKEVASLKKYITTLEERQLETMLKAETAENDLQQARTELEKIKSRLGSEHGKLIEEQSTLNKQLERLAEEREASLAPIDINLLDVYEGLRQQKRGMAVTEIADNACSACGTTLNASVQQNARSQKLLVNCPTCGRILFAN, from the coding sequence ATGAGCGCATCACTGGGACTTTTCCGCCTCCAGCAAGTGGACAGTCAGATAGACCGTGTCCGTATGCAACTGGATGCGATCCGCCAGACACTTGAGAATGACACGGAATTACGCGAAGCGCTCACCCGCGCTGAAACAGCGCAGGTTGAAAATCATCACGCCAGTCACGCGCTGAAAATTGCGGAAGCGGAAGTGGATGCACAGAGAATAAAAATCGAACAGGCCGAAGCCAGCTTGTACAGCGGAAACGTAAAAAATCCAAAAGAACTGCAGGACCTGCAAAAGGAAGTTGCTTCTTTAAAGAAATACATTACCACACTCGAGGAACGCCAGCTGGAAACCATGCTGAAGGCGGAGACTGCCGAGAACGACCTGCAACAGGCGCGAACGGAATTGGAAAAAATCAAGTCACGGCTTGGCAGTGAGCATGGAAAGTTGATCGAGGAACAGTCCACGCTCAACAAGCAATTGGAAAGACTTGCCGAGGAACGCGAAGCCTCCCTTGCCCCCATCGACATCAATCTGCTTGATGTGTACGAAGGGCTGCGCCAGCAAAAACGCGGCATGGCAGTGACAGAGATCGCTGACAACGCCTGTTCGGCCTGCGGAACAACATTGAACGCATCCGTTCAGCAGAACGCGCGCTCCCAAAAACTACTTGTGAACTGCCCCACCTGCGGGCGTATCCTATTCGCAAATTAA
- a CDS encoding serine hydrolase produces MRNRNTNTILRGVSILFLTGALVLTITSLITYSRQRNNYPVGMTIGGIPVGGLSPAQASQRLLEVYTSPIEAQYDEALIHIDPGAVGFQVDVETMLAAADLSRTGGSFWGGFWDFLWNRTPTETQIPLSASVSEERLREYLQNEIAQRYDQPPAPAQPIPGGTSFLPGAPGQTLDLDRAVLLITDALRSPSNRSIALSFVRITAARPTIENLEILLKQIVSVSRFDGLIGFYMMDLQTGQEIHFAMNNKQEISVEPDIAFTASSTIKVPIVASYLINRGSDLDPVTADIILRVLGRSDNSATDLVLERIDPNIGPIIVTRDMESIGLESTFIGGMFYLGAPNLLPGRLTPGNQRTDIFGDPDPYSQTTSSEMGILLADLYQCAQNGGGALIAAFPDKVSPDTCQLLIDFMAQDKLGALIQGGVPDGTLVPHKHGYVLSRDGVLHDTSDVGIVYTPGGNFVLSIYTYHPVQNIWDNTNPLFINLAQAVYNYFNITTQ; encoded by the coding sequence TTGAGAAACCGAAATACCAATACCATCCTTCGGGGTGTTTCCATTTTATTCCTGACAGGCGCGCTCGTATTAACCATCACTTCCTTAATTACCTACAGCCGACAAAGAAATAACTATCCCGTTGGCATGACGATTGGCGGCATCCCGGTCGGCGGTTTATCCCCGGCGCAGGCATCCCAAAGACTTCTCGAGGTGTACACCTCGCCCATCGAGGCGCAATACGACGAGGCGCTCATCCACATTGACCCTGGCGCGGTCGGGTTTCAGGTGGATGTTGAAACCATGCTTGCCGCGGCAGACCTCAGCCGCACCGGCGGTTCCTTCTGGGGCGGGTTTTGGGACTTCCTGTGGAATCGCACTCCGACTGAAACACAAATCCCGTTAAGCGCCTCTGTCTCGGAGGAACGCCTGCGCGAATATCTGCAAAACGAAATTGCGCAACGCTACGACCAGCCCCCCGCCCCCGCTCAGCCGATTCCAGGCGGGACCTCGTTCCTGCCCGGCGCGCCCGGACAGACTCTTGATCTTGACCGTGCCGTCCTGCTCATCACCGACGCGTTGAGATCGCCCTCCAACCGTTCCATTGCGCTCTCGTTCGTGCGCATCACAGCTGCGCGACCAACGATCGAAAATCTTGAAATCCTGCTCAAGCAAATCGTCAGTGTCTCCAGGTTTGACGGCTTGATCGGCTTCTATATGATGGATCTGCAAACCGGGCAGGAGATCCACTTCGCCATGAACAACAAGCAGGAAATTTCAGTGGAGCCGGATATTGCCTTCACAGCCTCCAGCACCATTAAAGTTCCGATTGTGGCGTCCTATTTAATCAACCGTGGAAGCGACCTCGACCCGGTCACAGCGGACATCATCCTGCGTGTATTGGGCAGGTCGGATAATTCCGCCACTGACCTTGTCCTCGAACGCATTGACCCCAACATTGGCCCCATTATTGTCACCCGCGACATGGAATCGATCGGGTTGGAAAGCACCTTCATCGGAGGCATGTTCTATCTTGGCGCGCCAAATCTATTGCCCGGACGTTTAACCCCGGGCAACCAAAGGACCGATATTTTTGGCGATCCCGACCCATATTCACAAACCACCTCATCCGAGATGGGCATCCTGCTTGCCGACCTGTACCAATGTGCCCAAAACGGCGGCGGCGCGTTGATCGCCGCCTTCCCGGATAAGGTCAGCCCGGATACCTGTCAACTGTTGATCGATTTTATGGCTCAGGACAAACTCGGGGCGTTGATCCAGGGCGGCGTACCGGATGGGACTCTCGTCCCCCACAAACACGGCTATGTTCTCTCCAGGGACGGAGTCTTGCACGACACAAGCGATGTCGGCATTGTCTACACCCCGGGCGGAAACTTCGTGCTGTCCATATATACGTACCATCCTGTCCAGAACATCTGGGATAACACAAATCCGTTATTTATCAATCTGGCACAGGCTGTCTATAACTACTTCAACATTACAACTCAATAA
- a CDS encoding proline dehydrogenase family protein — protein sequence MLRSLLIYLSKAAWAQKLVTSWGFAWRTASRFVAGTKLEDAMRVVHSLNAKGINATLDHLGEHTNTPEEAQQATDDIFATLDALGADSALRGNVSIKLTQIGLGLDESLCAENLERILARARKNKTFIRIDIEDTPYTDKTINLYYAMREKGYENVGMAVQSYLYRAEADTRRMTQDGTRIRLVKGAYNEPPEKAFPKKADVDANFDLLAKILIDSSLANQSVLSGDGRVPPIPAIASQDEKRIAFAKSYAEKAGLPRNGLEFQMLYGIRRDLQEGLAKDGYPVRVYVPFGTHWYPYFMRRLAERPANIWFFISNFFKG from the coding sequence ATGTTACGCTCTCTCCTAATCTACCTCTCCAAAGCCGCTTGGGCGCAAAAACTTGTCACCAGCTGGGGATTTGCATGGCGTACGGCATCCCGTTTTGTAGCGGGGACAAAACTTGAGGACGCGATGCGTGTAGTCCATTCATTAAATGCAAAGGGGATCAATGCGACGCTCGATCACCTCGGTGAGCATACAAATACCCCCGAAGAGGCGCAGCAAGCCACCGATGACATTTTTGCGACTCTTGACGCGTTGGGAGCTGACTCTGCCCTGCGGGGCAACGTCTCCATCAAGCTGACCCAGATTGGTCTGGGCCTGGATGAAAGCCTGTGTGCTGAAAACCTTGAGCGTATCCTCGCCCGCGCCAGAAAGAACAAAACCTTCATCCGCATCGATATTGAGGACACGCCCTATACCGACAAGACCATTAACCTGTATTATGCCATGCGTGAAAAGGGATATGAAAACGTCGGCATGGCGGTGCAGTCCTATTTGTACCGCGCCGAGGCCGACACGCGCCGCATGACGCAGGACGGCACGCGCATCCGTTTGGTCAAGGGCGCATATAATGAACCGCCGGAAAAGGCCTTTCCCAAAAAAGCCGATGTGGATGCCAACTTCGACCTGCTTGCCAAAATTTTGATCGACTCTTCCCTTGCCAATCAGTCCGTGCTCAGCGGGGACGGGCGCGTGCCGCCCATTCCCGCGATTGCCTCACAGGACGAAAAGCGGATCGCCTTTGCGAAAAGCTACGCGGAAAAAGCCGGCTTGCCCAGGAACGGATTGGAATTTCAAATGCTGTATGGCATCCGCCGCGATTTGCAGGAGGGGTTGGCAAAGGATGGCTATCCCGTGCGCGTGTATGTCCCGTTTGGCACGCATTGGTATCCATATTTTATGAGGCGGCTGGCCGAACGCCCTGCGAACATCTGGTTCTTTATATCCAATTTCTTTAAGGGATGA
- a CDS encoding GNAT family N-acetyltransferase — protein sequence MKIELRTPTRSDRSLIRRMLELYLYDFSEYDGSDLDNHASFGYGDLDYFWFEPTHAAFLITVDEKLAGFVLVDNEVMLAGSERSISEFFVMRKYRRHGVGKHSASEVFTRHESEGRLHCEVIAYFSPSASGLAEIFEAKPCQRPSRSGLGLLAGNEDSWPLLYPARSQIALF from the coding sequence ATGAAGATCGAATTACGGACACCAACAAGGTCAGACCGCAGCCTCATCCGTCGAATGCTGGAATTATATTTGTATGATTTCTCAGAATATGACGGTAGCGACCTGGATAATCACGCCTCCTTCGGCTATGGCGACCTCGACTACTTCTGGTTCGAGCCGACCCACGCCGCATTTCTGATCACCGTTGACGAGAAGCTGGCAGGTTTTGTGTTGGTGGACAATGAAGTAATGCTGGCAGGCAGCGAACGATCCATCAGCGAGTTCTTTGTCATGCGAAAGTACCGGCGGCATGGCGTGGGCAAACACTCCGCCTCGGAAGTCTTCACGCGGCACGAGTCCGAAGGGCGCTTGCACTGCGAGGTCATCGCTTACTTCTCCCCATCTGCTTCAGGGTTGGCGGAAATCTTCGAAGCGAAACCATGCCAAAGACCGTCCAGAAGTGGATTAGGTCTACTCGCGGGGAATGAAGATAGCTGGCCGTTGCTATACCCAGCGCGGTCACAAATTGCGCTTTTTTGA